The nucleotide window TCTTGCCttcctttgggttttgttgaGGGGCTGAGGTGctttatttttgaagtgtttaaGAGGTTTGAGTGGAAGGTTGAAATACAAGAATTGCCCTCCTGCTTCTGAAGTCTGCTGCTGTAAGCCAAGAGTAGAGATCCTTGTACAGGAGGGGGACTTAGAATTGATTTTAAATGGATCAGCAGCCCAAATGCAGCAGTGGCTTTTTGGGGTATCTTTCAACTGCAGAGTTTTATCAGCAGTGCCTGGTGTTAATCACAGAGTGCTGCTCATTGATGAGAACTGAATGAAATGCACCAGCcatggagaggggaagggagttGTGGTTCTGGTGCTGGATGGAGCTTGTCCTGGCTTCTCCTTGCAGCAGTCCTCAAGCCTGTGGTAGGTCACTTCACCTCCTGCTTGCCTGACTTGTAGCTGTAACAGTGAGTTCAGCTGTTGATTTTAGTTGATTACTAAAAACTCAAGTTGCTCCTTGGCTCTGGGTCCCAGGGATTGTAACCGGTGTGTGTGGAGGGGTGTCCAAATCTTGGGTGGctttttcagctctttccttttcccactgCATGTCAGCTGTAAGACATGGATGTTTGGAGTCTTTTGAGGTGTTATCAGGTAGAACTCATATAATTCAGGTGTGTAGTTGTCTTGGCTCCCTTTAGCAGCTGTTATGCCTTGTCAATAAAATAGTTGAGCAAATAGCCACCAATTACTTACATCTTGGTAAATTAGAGGAACAGACCTAATTTTGATGGCAAGTGgtgcatttatttcagtaacAGCTGCTTGTGTAGTTAACTAATTTCATTTAGAATTGGCCTTTGCATTTGCAGTGTTAATGACACCTCATTACCTGTGCTGCTCTCATGTGGGTTAAAGAGCAAAGAGGGTATTCCTGAGGTTAAGAAAGTGTTGGTCTGTGCTGCTGTCCAAAACCACATCTTGGTGAAGTGCctgtctcttttcagtggtgtgcCTGATGATACTGTTAAGCACTGTAATagttcttttccattttgttagAACATCAAATAACCTGAGAGAGCTCCTTAGAAGCCCCTGgtgaaaacttaaaaaagcttcagaaatggGGTTCACATGGGAAACCAAAAATCTGGAGAAAAGtccaaaagaaaagatgatgaTGTTGAGGtggagaaacagaaattcagaagaGGGCATTACAGAATGTTTAGCTGCTTCCTGATGATATCTGTGTACTTGTTTTGTACCTGGAATCCCAACCTTAAATATCACAGCTTTGAGCCACTGTGTGAGGGCTTAAAATCAAGGCTGCTGCAGACTCTGCTTTGAAGAGTGCTTtcagcaggagagctgtgaTAATGATAGATGTGTAGTTTGAATAATGAAAGAACCCTTCCACAGGTTAACAGGGCTCTTCCTCACTGCAGTCAGGAGCCATACGAGTGCTACTTTTCaaaaagcacttgaaaattCTGAGGATATAATCCAGTCTATTACCAGATTATTAGTGGATTGTTCTCTTCAGGAAAATACTAGAATACACTGTGTGTTCATTTCTGATTTCAGAGGAATAGGTGACTTCTTTGTGAGAATTTCCCTGGGATACTTTTGGGCTACAAGTCCTATACTGGGGGTAAGGGTATGGTGCTTTActtgcagaaagcttttttatCTCTGAGATAAGGAATTGCTaatttttcccccctgcttTTTAACAGGAACAGGAAGGTGGTCGATTACTCCCAGTTTCAGGAATCAGATGATGCTGGTAAATGGCTTTTTCTTAACAATATAATGATCTTGGGCTAGAGCAGTTAATTTATTGCTTTGCATATTAATTGTTTTGCTTCTAGTCACATCAGTAATTTAAATTCTAAGGAGTTCCTGCCTTCACAGTCTCTGGACTGTTAATGAGTATTTGAAAATCTAATGATTCTCGTATGTTTTGTATTAAACAAACAATGGTGATAGAAATCTTATTATTTAATGCTTGTATTGTTGTAGTGCCTTGAGGCTGTTGGCAGCAACTGTCTTCTTCCTTGCTCTATGTTATGTTCTGTGGCAGAATCTCCCTGATGCAACTTCTTGCTCcagaaaaaagatgttttcaatTCATTTTAGTAGACTCTACTTAATCCCACAGTGTCAGACAAGTTTGTGAAGtgcatctaaaaaaaaaaattccttgtaTGTTCTGTGtgaattaatgaaatatttctgcaagCTGTATGGAATATGTTTTGTGTTCTTAGAAAACAGACATATTGCTACTGTTTACTAAGTGAAGCTGCACTGATAATTAATGGAAACAAATCTGCATAGTTCTTAATTGTAGTCCTGTTACACAATACCTTACACAACATGAGTAATAGTTGTAAAAAATGATTCTGTAAACTGCTATATGATAAACTTTTTCTCATAGAACAGTAAATAAAGCATTTGCTGTTAAAAGTATATAGAAAAATGTATGGATATTAACTTTGAATAGATTTACATAACTGTGTTTCTGGCTAGCTGTAAAATTGTTACTGTGTCCTGTTGTGagggtttttctgtgtttcctaaTACTCCTGTGTCAGACTTGAATGTATGCAGcatttttattctgctctttgcagaagaaaaggtAAATCACTATTTTTAAGACAGGACTTTGCATCCATCAAGTTTTGTTTGAAGCtttgtgatctttttttttttttgaagggcTTCTTTTTGATGTGCATGAAATGGTCAGTTTAAGTTATAGCTGAGGAAGTCAGTTTGCTGGGAACTAGGAGTTTGATTCAAAACCATTTTGTACTGTCCCGTCCAGATGAAGAATATGGAAGAGATTCAGGTCCCCCATCCAAGAAAATCCGTTCCTCTCCCCGGGAGGCTAAAAATAAGAGGAGATCTGGGAAGAATTCTCAGGAGGACAGGTAAAAGCAGCGCTTCTGTCATGAACTTGTCTCCAAACCTTTATCCTGGATGTGGGGAGCAGTATCTTCTAGGAGGAACAATTTGAAGTGGCATTCAGGGTCTACAGTGGAAGATGTGGAGCTCTTAATCACAGAGCTTGCATAACCAGCTTGGACATTGAAGTGGTTTTGTCTTATTTGAGTAGACAGAGAAATCATGTGTAAAGTACTTGTCAGGAGTACCTTGCCATTAGATAGCTGGAATGGAAGGGAATATGGTCTGAATAAAAAAGCTGGCAACTAGTACAATTCCCCAGGTAAGTTGGTGGAAAGATGCATTTCACTTTCCCCAGGCTTTTCAGTAGGTTCAGAGCATTCCTGTGGTTAAAGATTAACTGGGGCAGAGTGGCAGTTAGGAGTAGCGACCATTTGTTAGTGTGGGGGTTCTTTGTTTCccatttcctgttttgttttaattcagaatCAATGTGTTTTGATAacccagctgctccagcagtgtGAAAGTGTGAAATTGACTGCTTTCCTGACAGACACTAACTTCAGGGGTGGAGATTCTTCCACCTGGCTTGTGTTTTTGAAGTCCAAAGTGTCTCTTTATTCTGTGTGCTGAATATGGATAATTTACCACTAGATATGCTTAGGAGGCTTCCCCATCATACTCCATAAGTTGAAAGCTGAATTTATGCTTGGGAATATTTGCAAGGCCCACCTGCTGTTGTGAACTGAGGAGGAGAGACTGTTTTCACCCTGGGTAACCTGAAACCCAAGATATAATGGATATGACATATAAAGAAATTGGGCTAGGCAGCTCCCAAAGCAACTAACTTGGCCTGGATGTCCTGTTagctttggggatttttaagTATGTATGTGATACACATTTCTGTGTATCACAAACATTGCAGAGGGTTTGCATGTAAAACAAATTCATGTCTTTAAATGATTGAAATTACATCAAGAGAAGTGATGACTGTAAATATTCAGAATAAACTTTGATGCCATTTATAGGCTCGGACATACATTACCATATAAAAACTACAAAATTCTAGGTGTAAACTGGAAAACATCTGGAGTATTGGTAGGTTTCAGAGTGAAGCAAATGGTTCCTCTCAACCCTCTTATTTCCTGGTTGGCTCACTTGATTCCATGTGGGTTTGTGTGTGATTCAGAGATGGAACATTATCTTTCTGTCCATGATAACTACATATACAGCTGAGTAATCCTGAATTATAATGTGGTAATGTCCAGGAAAAGTGCATATTCCCAGCCTAGAGATCAGTTTGTTCTCTGAAAGTGGGTATGTTCCATTCAGCTGTGAGTGAAACTGAAGTTAAAACAGCAGGCAAACCCTgtctttctctcattttcagtgaggattcagaagaaaaagatgtgaaGACTAAGAAAGATGATTCACACTCAGCAGGTAACTAGTTACATGATATAAAGACCAGGTTCTCAGAGTTACAGGAGCAGGATTTGACATGGGAAATTGTTCTGAGGAGAGGAGcatgtacttttttttaatacacttaTCTTAAGCTCTATGCTGCCTCTACTGCTGTTGGTTCCAGCCTTCGTTTGggataacagatttttttttgtgtaacaTGCTGCCAGAAAGTTTGGCTTCACAGGTAGATCCATGTATGTTCAGCACTTCTCTGTAGGTCTTGTCCATGTTTCAAGATGATACAAGAGACTTCATATCCATGCTGTTTCCTTCCAGATGAAGATTTTGGCAGTGAAGATGATGACTTAGGAGCAGATGATGGCAAAGCTGACAGTGACTATGAGAGCtctcaaaaaagcaaaaaaggaaaaaaggctaaaccagaaaaaaataagagagcaGCCTCCAAATCCAGGAAAAGGCCTGCAGGTAAGAAAGGGATTGCTTGTGTTTGCAGTGAAAATACTGCTCAGGATTGTTGGGGCACTGCAGAAACTTCCTTCTTGGGTTGAAAGTGACCATGTCCTCCTCACAGCAAGTGTTCTGATTAACTTCCACAGGAGTGACTTGACCTTTGTTTTGTCCCCATGCTGCTCCCAGACAGTTAGGTGGCTCTGTCCTCTATCTTTATTATAACTTGGTGATTTTTGCTGCAGAGGACAGTGAGGATGAGAAAGAAGACCACAAAAACGTCCGTCAGCAACGACAGGCAGCATCCAAAGCAGCCTCTAAACAACGAGAGATGCTTATGGATGATGTGGGCagtgaggaggaagagcaagAGGATGATGAGGCACAGTTCCAGGAGAGTGAGTAAAAGGCATTGTAAAAAGTTCAAATTAATTGTAAAAAGTTCACATGAACGTGACGTGGGTCGAGCACCAGACGTGAGCCAAAGGATCTGACCAGACAGCAAAAGGAGCACAGTTTGCTTTTTGCCTGTGGCAGTAAAGACATAAGTTGTCCTTTTTAGTGATTTCTGTCATAACTGTGCATATGTCCAACAGAGCATGCTTGTATTTTTCACATCTAGAAATTCTTTTTTGAAGTTTGCAGCAAAGGTGCCTGTGTCAATGAAAGTAGCCCTAAAGAATTACTGTGAGGTTCTCAATGCTTCTTGCATTGGGGCTACTTCCAGGTGATTTAAAGTACTTTTTACTTTGACCAACCCAGGATAACAGTTTGTTTCATAAAAAGAGATGGGTTCAGCTGGTAATGAACTTCAGCAAATTCCTGAAATACTGAGCACAAACATGATTGGAGCATGGAGTAAGAGTACCCCTGAAAAGATCACTTCTCTCTGCAAAGAGATTCTCTCATTTTGAGATGGGTTACTTATTAATGAGTTGAAGCATATTTTGAGGACCTCAAAACACTTCTGTTTCACCTTCCTAATTGCTTTATCACTGTCAGGGGATAAAGCTGCTGCTATGTCAGATTTCTTCTGCACAGCAGATAGGTGAAGTTCATAAAGTCACAGAGTCCTactttcctctctctgcagtTTAACTGGCAAATCTCTCAACTCTTACCCTCTGctctttcctatttttccaAAAAACTGAAATTTCCTTGTGCTTTCAGCAGATTCAGGAAGCGATGAAGACTTTCTCATGGAAGATGATGATGATAGTGACTATGGCagttcaaaaaagaaaaacaagaaggtCTCCAAGAAATCCAAgccagagaggaaagaaaagaaaatgccgAAGCCTAGGCTAAAGGCTACAGGTGAGTCCATGCAGAGCAACTTCTGCAGTTTGCTTTTCAGggtcaattttctttttctgctataAAAGACTCAGTGGAAGTCTGTAGGCATTCACATGCAGTGTTGAAGGGCTCATTCATGCAACTTGCCATGATTTAAAGCAGCACTGTGAAATAATAAGGCTTTAATTACTTAATGTAAGAGACCGAATTAGGATCTATGTCTTGTTGGCAAACACAGTGAAGATTGCAAAATCTTCCCTATTGAAATGCTGCAGTTTGGCTTTGGGTATCACAGCCAAACAATAcagtttgtggtttggtttggggctCATGGCCTTAGTGGCATTTTCAGGGTGGAAGAAGGTGGAGAAATTGGAACCAAAGCAAAATTCGATGTATTTCTCCAGTAAAATCATAATAGCAAAATATATGCTGATTTGATAAGAAGCTATCTATGCTATTTTAGTATGTTATATCCAGTAATTACTCAGGACTTGCaattaaacaattttaaagtcTTATTAGCTAACCTTTCAGCTCAGCTTTCCTAGTAGGAAGTGCAAAACCCACCATGTGCtcaaagtaaaatgaaatcaGGTACTGAAGTGTAACTCTTGTTTGGGTAATTTCAGGAGGTTTTGATCTTTGTTGCTGATCATAACTTGGATAAACTCTTTCTTTTATCAGTGACCCCCAGCCCAGTGAAAGGCAAAGGGAAGGCAGGTCGCCCCACAGCTTCCAagacaacaaaagaaaagaccCCATCCCCCAAAGAAGAGGATGAAGAGCCTGAAAGtcctccagaaaagaaaaaatcagccAGCCCTCCACCAGAGAAGTCAGGGGATGAGGGATCTGAAGATGAAGCACCCTCTGGTGAAGATTAGGTGGCAGTTGAGGAAAtctttggttaaaaaaaaaagaaaaaaaaaaaagaaaaaaaaaaagaaaaaagaaaaaaaggaaaaaggaacagaaaatatacTTAGGGGTAGAACACGGTTTTGGCTGTGGCTTGACTCATGGGCTTTGAATGCTGTCTTTACTTTCAGCTGTTTAATACAGtgtatccttttttttaataagaggAAACCCTTATACTGTAATATTTTGAAGTCAATGTTCTCTGTTGGCCATTCCGTTCTCCCTCCCCCACCCAATCTGAAAGCCATTTGAGACAAATTAACAGaccatttaaatatattttttttcaagggatACTGCAGTTGTGAAGCAATAAGGTTTGAGACTGATAACATGGAAACCATGCTTAAAAATCATTAAGTAGAGTAGATTTCCCAGTGCTGGTAAGAGTTCTTTAAAGCTATTATTCTGTAtttgaatatctggaaaattGAATTTATTCTTTAATGGACTTTTGTTGATAAAAATTCACACTCAGAAAAAATGTAGTTGATATGAGTACCAATTGAGGAAGAGGAAACCTGTGTTTCTTGGGTTCAGGCACGTTTTTCATGGAAAGCAATCAAGAGACTTGTAGATGGTCCATTGTCTTTTCTTGAGAAAAGATCCTCCAATTAGGATGCCATATCTTTTGTCTTTGCTGGATAGGATGTGTTCTGCTTTAGGCAAACTGCAGATCATTCTGTACACATTCAGGTATGTGACAAACAAGCTTCTCATATCCATTAGCTCCTGTATTCCTTCCAGGGTTGGCTATGGATGGGCGGAatagggaagagaaaaacaattttgaaaacTCTGGTTTCCATTTGGGAGTGTGGAAAATTTCTTCGAAGcttttccaagggaaaaaaaaaagtgtaaaactAAATTCTTTAGGTTTTGGGGCGAGGGGTGTCCTTTTCTAAATGTGAAGCAAAGGATTCCTGTAATGCTCTGGTCAGTCTTGGATCCCATGAGTCATGCCTAagtgtttctcttctttccctccatCTGTCCTAGCCTCTCCAGCTACAGAGTGGGACAGCAGCAGACCCCAATCCCTAGGGAATGTCACCCCAATCCCTAGGGAATGTCACCCCAATACCACTTCCGTTTCTTCATTCTGCCCTTCTGCTCCCTGGGAGGCTTTGCTCCCACAGCAAGGTGTCTGCTCCTAACTCTTGGTCATCATTCTGCTCCCTAAGCCTAAGAAGTGCTGAGTAGGGAACAGTCTTAAAGGATGAAGCTGGGAGAAAGTGGAATTTGGAAGCAGTTGTAACAGGGCTATAGTTTTATAATAAAAGCAGGATGTCCCTCTAAATGCAAGACACTTGAGATATGTGTGGTGgcattttaatgtgtttttatCAAAGCAGCcatatcctttttttaaaagtcaattATAAAACACACAAACCTTTGTTTTCAAACCCTAATATAGAGGTTGCTGCCATGTTTGTTGGTGGAATTACTGAAAACTGGACCTgccatttttcactttttttttttctttcttaaaccCTTTATGCTTTCTGTATGTTGCTCACAGTTATAGCTGACAAgctttgcatcttttttttttttttgtcacagaaCTACACATTTTGTAACCAGCCTCTTGAAGGTAACATAAGGCAGCTAATAAGTTGGATTTCTGGTGCACGTGCTACCAGATTTTTCATTGTGTTTGGATTTTAGAGAGCTTTTAGATGTGACACACTAATCTGACCAGGAAGGACACTTGGCTGAATGGCACAGGGAGCCTGAATATACTGAGCACAGTGTGGAGCCAAAAATGTGGAACAGAATATTCATATAACAGCTGAGTGATTGTCTTGTGTGATTCATAGCCATGGGTTATATTGAGGCTGGTAAATTACTTTACCTTggcttataaaaaaattaagttctctAACATTCTTTAATGAAACTACTGTTGCCATTACAATAAAGGTGATCGGTGTTTCCATtgtaaatcttttattttttttttgttttaaagtggTTTAATTTTGCAGAACAGCTTAAGGCTGGAGTGAAGTATCAGTcttgaaaaagaagcaaatgtaATCCCCTCTCCCACACCTCTTCCCACCTTCCAGATTTCTGGAAGAGCAATGTCTTTTGCATTCCTTCTGCTCCTAGTCCAGTGCTTCTTGGGTAACAATGGGAAAATAAATGgccaagttttaaaaaacatttggatTAGATTTGGGGGTAGGATACACTTGTGAATATCTGGCCCAAGTAGCTGTTCCCCTTCAGACCAGACTATGATTCCAGCTGTTCTTGTCTGCTGGATtctttgggtttattttggtATGAATATGTACAAGGATTACTTAAATGTAGAATACCTCTAGCTGATCTGGTCAAACAGCTCTTTATCTACCCACTAGACCAGATATTTTCTGAAGGGTGTATTTTgtaaattccatttaaaatatatttttgggtttttttctaacgCAGTTAACTGAAGTTAAGGTtgtgaaaaatatgtttctgttcTCAGTTCAGGTTTTGGACTGGGTTATTTTATGCCTGGCAGTTCTGGCCCTTTATCTTCCaaaactgttctgttttctcataTGTTCATCTCTCATAGCTGTTACAGGCTGCATGATGCTTGTTGAGTTTGTCACAACTCAAACACTATGTAAATCCTCTACTACTTCTGGGATTTTGTAACTTTTTCTATATCTTACTGTTTTGCTGGTTTGTGCAAACACTAAGCCCTAACAGTCTCTTGGTTACTCTGTTAGAAATACAGctgtttacatttttacagacagaagaaaattgTGAAGGTTAAAACATTTAGTTTcggggttgttttttttttttagtacatgACATTTTTCAGTAGTGGCAGACTTAGCATTTTTAAATGTCCTTTTTAATTCATTTGTATAAAGTATTCTGATTTCTTGAaggaaagctgtaaaaatgccttttctcaAGGAGCATGAGTAGTTCTTCATGGAGCAGAAAAATTTCTTGACAGAAGGTGGTTTTAGAAAGACTCTTCTGTTACACAGCTGTAGTTTTGgaggctttgcagagaggtAAATGCATTTATTCGAAAGTTCATTTAATCTAGTGCCCTGCCCTGGTCTTATTCTTAAAATGGTATTTATAACTAACTTCCATTTTATATCCTTTCATCCATTCTGTTCCTCACCACCATGTTGTCTCACAGTTCTGTTCACTAACACTGCCTTTAGCTGGCCACAAGGCTTCATCTCTACAAATTTGCTATTTCAGCTGGAATTCCATACTAAAGGTTATTTGCTTCAGTTTGTTTGATCAGCATGAGAATGTCAAACATGCCAAGCTAAATGGGTTTCAGAATGGGTTGTGGGTGAGAGGCAAGACTTGGGAAAGGGGCAGCCACAAAGCTTCTGATTTTCTCGTTAAGGTGAAAGCAGCAAAATGggtggg belongs to Calypte anna isolate BGI_N300 chromosome 26, bCalAnn1_v1.p, whole genome shotgun sequence and includes:
- the NUCKS1 gene encoding nuclear ubiquitous casein and cyclin-dependent kinase substrate 1 isoform X1, which translates into the protein MSRPVRNRKVVDYSQFQESDDADEEYGRDSGPPSKKIRSSPREAKNKRRSGKNSQEDSEDSEEKDVKTKKDDSHSADEDFGSEDDDLGADDGKADSDYESSQKSKKGKKAKPEKNKRAASKSRKRPAEDSEDEKEDHKNVRQQRQAASKAASKQREMLMDDVGSEEEEQEDDEAQFQETDSGSDEDFLMEDDDDSDYGSSKKKNKKVSKKSKPERKEKKMPKPRLKATVTPSPVKGKGKAGRPTASKTTKEKTPSPKEEDEEPESPPEKKKSASPPPEKSGDEGSEDEAPSGED
- the NUCKS1 gene encoding nuclear ubiquitous casein and cyclin-dependent kinase substrate 1 isoform X2 — translated: MSRPVRNRKVVDYSQFQESDDADEEYGRDSGPPSKKIRSSPREAKNKRRSGKNSQEDSEDSEEKDVKTKKDDSHSADEDFGSEDDDLGADDGKADSDYESSQKSKKGKKAKPEKNKRAASKSRKRPAEDSEDEKEDHKNVRQQRQAASKAASKQREMLMDDVGSEEEEQEDDEAQFQENSGSDEDFLMEDDDDSDYGSSKKKNKKVSKKSKPERKEKKMPKPRLKATVTPSPVKGKGKAGRPTASKTTKEKTPSPKEEDEEPESPPEKKKSASPPPEKSGDEGSEDEAPSGED